The following coding sequences lie in one Bordetella genomosp. 9 genomic window:
- a CDS encoding IclR family transcriptional regulator, which yields MSRRPRDAGAPQDDDANASAGSQTVSRAMLLLRMVACGQERGVRLTDLVAMTGMNQPTVHRLLQTLVREGAIEQNPANRHYRIGPEIPVLALARSHRFPLMPQAEPYLTDLAQQVGDTVFLSVRHGTDSICVARKTGHYAIQVLSIEVGVRRPLGIGVSGIAMLSCMPPDQSDALINANARRIEVLKENPHEISRRVQVARETGIAHAPQGLMPGTSAVAVPVRGVDGQALAAITITAIAERLNERRLPQVVALMRERALWMVRRHAEMDHVA from the coding sequence ATGAGCCGGCGTCCGCGCGATGCCGGCGCGCCCCAGGACGACGACGCGAACGCGTCGGCGGGCAGCCAGACCGTCAGCCGCGCCATGCTCCTGTTGCGGATGGTCGCCTGCGGCCAGGAGCGCGGCGTCAGGCTGACCGACCTCGTCGCAATGACCGGAATGAACCAGCCGACGGTGCACCGCCTGCTGCAGACGCTGGTGCGCGAAGGCGCCATCGAACAGAATCCGGCGAACCGCCATTACCGCATCGGCCCCGAGATACCGGTGCTGGCCCTGGCCCGCTCGCACCGCTTCCCGCTTATGCCGCAAGCGGAGCCTTATCTGACCGACCTTGCTCAGCAAGTGGGCGACACGGTCTTCCTGAGCGTGCGCCATGGCACGGATTCGATATGCGTCGCGCGCAAGACTGGCCACTACGCGATCCAAGTCCTGTCCATCGAAGTCGGCGTGCGGCGGCCGCTGGGCATCGGCGTCTCCGGTATCGCGATGCTCTCCTGCATGCCGCCGGACCAAAGCGATGCGCTGATAAACGCGAACGCGCGCCGCATTGAAGTGCTGAAGGAGAATCCCCATGAAATCTCGCGGCGGGTCCAGGTCGCGAGGGAGACCGGCATTGCCCATGCGCCGCAGGGCCTGATGCCGGGCACCAGCGCGGTGGCCGTTCCGGTGCGCGGCGTGGACGGACAGGCCCTTGCCGCAATCACCATCACCGCCATCGCGGAACGCCTCAATGAACGCCGGCTGCCGCAGGTCGTGGCGCTGATGCGGGAGCGCGCGCTATGGATGGTGCGGCGGCACGCCGAAATGGATCACGTGGCGTGA
- a CDS encoding flavin reductase family protein, with protein MQIRSEEMNPEQTYRLMSGIVVPRPIAWISTVNENGVVNLAPFSCFTFVSNKPPMLGINIGRKAGARKDTARNIHASGEFVVNIGDETMLDAIHLSAVEHPPEVSETDLLGLRVEPSVGIAPPRLRDVPISMECRVHRVIPFGDTGAEFVVGEVVVFHVRDGLMHDGKIDTASLRPVCRIGGPNYAQLGPIITKRVIAQTPKTVLGEGRPA; from the coding sequence ATGCAGATACGCTCGGAAGAGATGAACCCCGAACAGACGTACAGACTGATGAGCGGCATCGTCGTGCCCCGCCCCATCGCCTGGATCAGTACCGTGAACGAAAACGGGGTCGTCAACCTGGCGCCCTTCAGCTGCTTCACCTTCGTTTCCAACAAGCCGCCGATGCTCGGCATCAACATCGGCCGCAAGGCCGGCGCCCGCAAGGACACCGCGCGGAACATTCACGCGTCGGGGGAGTTCGTCGTGAACATCGGCGACGAGACCATGCTGGACGCCATTCATCTGAGCGCGGTCGAACATCCGCCCGAAGTCAGCGAAACCGATCTCCTCGGCCTGCGGGTGGAACCGAGCGTCGGGATCGCGCCGCCGCGCCTGCGCGACGTTCCCATCAGCATGGAGTGCCGGGTGCATCGCGTCATCCCCTTCGGCGATACGGGAGCGGAGTTCGTCGTGGGCGAGGTAGTGGTCTTTCATGTGCGCGACGGCCTGATGCATGACGGCAAGATCGACACGGCCAGCTTGCGGCCGGTCTGCCGCATAGGCGGCCCCAACTACGCGCAGCTCGGGCCCATCATCACCAAACGCGTGATTGCGCAGACGCCCAAGACGGTGCTTGGCGAAGGCAGGCCAGCATGA
- a CDS encoding Bug family tripartite tricarboxylate transporter substrate binding protein, giving the protein MKRLIPGSLAVLAAAAALAAACPAPVQAADWPQKPVRIVVPYPPGGNVDVAARIIAPGLQAAFGQPFIVDNKGGAGGMIAAEDVARSAPDGYTLFLAANGPLLFSPVIFGRASYRWDKDFVPISSVSFTPLVLQVKPSLPVKSVQELLAMARKDPGKLTMASPGAGTTNHLVSELLQSLTGAHWTTAHYKGNAPATTDLLGGQVDFNFDQLSVSLPYIKDGKLRPLAVTTSERLPALPDVPTFAQAGVSGMEASTFTGLLAPKGTPDDIVKRLSQALEKILKQKDVVERFDALGAQARGSSPQAFHDYLAKEDARWTPIIKNAGITAN; this is encoded by the coding sequence ATGAAGCGCCTGATCCCTGGATCGCTCGCGGTGCTGGCAGCCGCTGCCGCCTTGGCCGCCGCGTGCCCGGCTCCTGTCCAGGCAGCGGACTGGCCGCAAAAGCCTGTCCGCATCGTCGTTCCCTATCCCCCCGGCGGCAATGTCGATGTGGCCGCGCGCATCATCGCACCGGGTCTGCAGGCGGCGTTCGGGCAGCCCTTCATCGTGGACAACAAGGGCGGCGCCGGCGGAATGATCGCGGCGGAGGACGTCGCGCGTTCCGCGCCCGATGGCTACACCCTGTTCCTGGCCGCAAACGGGCCGCTGCTGTTCAGCCCGGTCATCTTCGGCCGCGCCTCCTATCGCTGGGACAAGGACTTCGTGCCGATCAGCTCCGTCTCCTTCACCCCGCTGGTGCTGCAGGTCAAGCCTTCGTTGCCGGTCAAGAGCGTGCAGGAGCTGCTTGCCATGGCGCGCAAGGATCCCGGCAAGCTCACCATGGCTTCGCCCGGGGCCGGAACGACGAACCATTTGGTCAGCGAGCTGCTGCAATCGTTGACCGGCGCGCATTGGACCACGGCCCATTACAAGGGCAACGCGCCGGCCACCACCGATCTGCTGGGCGGCCAGGTCGATTTCAACTTCGACCAGCTATCCGTGTCGCTGCCCTACATCAAGGACGGCAAGCTGCGTCCGCTCGCCGTAACGACGAGCGAACGCCTGCCCGCGCTGCCGGATGTGCCGACCTTCGCGCAAGCCGGCGTATCGGGCATGGAGGCATCCACATTCACCGGTTTGCTGGCCCCCAAGGGAACGCCTGACGACATCGTGAAAAGGCTCAGCCAGGCGTTGGAGAAGATTCTCAAGCAGAAGGACGTCGTCGAACGCTTCGATGCGCTGGGCGCGCAGGCGCGCGGCAGCAGCCCCCAGGCTTTTCATGACTATCTCGCCAAGGAAGACGCCCGCTGGACGCCGATCATCAAGAACGCGGGCATAACAGCCAATTGA
- a CDS encoding RidA family protein translates to MARVSVYTEGFSHKNPIPAACRIGDMMYSGSIQGTDPATGAYGKTLAEQCRLMFDHVERIVTAGGGSMEDIIKITVWMKDRSQRAALNEVWRKYFPDSASRPARHTMQADLDGDKLIECDFIAVIA, encoded by the coding sequence ATGGCACGTGTGAGCGTCTATACCGAAGGGTTCAGCCACAAGAACCCCATTCCCGCCGCCTGTCGCATCGGCGACATGATGTACTCCGGCAGCATCCAGGGCACGGACCCTGCCACCGGCGCGTACGGAAAGACTTTGGCGGAGCAGTGCCGATTGATGTTCGACCACGTCGAACGCATCGTCACGGCGGGCGGCGGCTCGATGGAAGACATCATCAAGATAACGGTCTGGATGAAGGACCGTTCGCAGCGGGCCGCGCTGAACGAGGTGTGGCGGAAGTATTTCCCCGATTCCGCGTCCCGGCCGGCACGCCATACCATGCAGGCCGACCTGGACGGCGACAAGCTCATCGAGTGCGACTTCATCGCCGTCATCGCCTGA
- a CDS encoding amidohydrolase family protein, producing the protein MPDYQPFHPNPTAPVRMPPPRSCDSQFHVFGPVDKYPVRPGAAYQMPTATIDVALRLHRTLGIERGVIVQATTYGADHEVVLDGLAAAGPGYRGCANAAVLLERDDAYIARLHDAGVRGARFTRQALGIVMGPAQFDRALGRIRELGWYAKFQPEPEGIMEQVAQFEKLEIPVLIDHMGRADPARGAADPTLRKLVELLKRGNFWVMLSLTEKLSRQGYPWDDVLPIARACIEAAPDRVVWGSDWPHPVSVKQPPDEGRLVDQLFRYAGDDATLHKILVDNPARLFGFDA; encoded by the coding sequence ATGCCCGACTACCAGCCATTCCACCCCAATCCCACGGCGCCCGTCCGCATGCCGCCGCCGCGCAGCTGCGACAGCCAGTTCCACGTGTTCGGTCCCGTCGACAAGTACCCGGTGCGGCCCGGCGCGGCCTACCAGATGCCGACGGCCACTATCGATGTCGCGCTGCGCCTGCATCGCACGCTGGGCATCGAGCGCGGCGTGATCGTGCAGGCCACCACCTACGGCGCGGACCACGAGGTCGTGCTCGACGGGCTGGCCGCGGCCGGTCCCGGCTATCGCGGCTGCGCCAATGCGGCCGTGCTGCTGGAGCGCGACGATGCCTACATCGCGCGGCTGCATGACGCCGGGGTGCGCGGCGCGCGCTTCACGCGCCAGGCGCTGGGCATCGTCATGGGCCCCGCACAGTTCGACCGCGCCCTGGGGCGCATCCGGGAGCTGGGCTGGTACGCCAAATTCCAGCCGGAGCCCGAAGGCATCATGGAGCAGGTGGCGCAGTTCGAAAAACTGGAAATACCGGTGCTGATCGACCACATGGGCCGCGCCGATCCCGCCAGGGGCGCCGCCGACCCCACGCTGCGCAAGCTCGTCGAACTGCTCAAGCGCGGCAATTTCTGGGTGATGCTATCGCTCACCGAAAAGCTGTCTCGCCAGGGGTATCCGTGGGACGACGTGCTGCCGATCGCGCGTGCCTGCATCGAGGCCGCGCCCGACCGCGTGGTGTGGGGCAGCGACTGGCCGCATCCCGTTTCGGTGAAGCAGCCGCCGGACGAGGGCCGCCTGGTGGACCAGTTGTTCCGTTACGCCGGGGACGACGCCACGCTGCACAAGATACTGGTCGACAACCCCGCCCGACTGTTTGGATTCGACGCATGA
- a CDS encoding fumarylacetoacetate hydrolase family protein produces the protein MKLVSFRARGGDRFGVVAGDGIVDLSGRLGEGIATLRDALQADALPRIRALAGAAPDYALADVALLPPIPHPEKIICVGVNYGKRNEEYKDGSAPPAYPSVFPRFPGSFVGHGQALVRPLESEQLDYEGEIAIVIGKGGRRIAEADAESHIAGLTCANEGTVRDWVRHGKFNVTQGKNFDASGSMGPWLVTADEFDGYDALTVTTRVNGEVRQHDTTANLMFSFRHLIHYISLWTTLRPGDVISTGTPVGAGVRFDPPRFLRPGDRVEVEVPGIGVLSNIVADDRGAASC, from the coding sequence ATGAAACTCGTCTCTTTTCGCGCCCGCGGCGGAGACCGCTTCGGCGTCGTGGCCGGCGACGGCATCGTCGATCTGTCCGGCCGTCTGGGCGAAGGCATCGCGACCTTGCGCGATGCGCTGCAGGCCGACGCTTTGCCGCGCATCCGCGCGCTGGCCGGCGCGGCGCCCGATTACGCGCTGGCGGACGTGGCCTTGCTGCCGCCCATTCCGCATCCGGAGAAAATCATCTGCGTGGGCGTGAACTACGGCAAGCGCAACGAGGAATACAAGGACGGCAGCGCGCCGCCCGCTTATCCCAGCGTGTTCCCGCGCTTTCCCGGATCGTTCGTCGGCCATGGGCAGGCGCTGGTCCGCCCGCTCGAATCCGAACAGCTGGACTACGAGGGCGAGATTGCCATTGTCATCGGCAAGGGCGGGCGGCGCATTGCCGAGGCCGATGCCGAATCGCACATCGCCGGCCTGACCTGCGCAAACGAGGGCACCGTGCGCGACTGGGTCCGCCACGGCAAATTCAACGTTACCCAGGGGAAGAACTTCGACGCGAGCGGTTCGATGGGGCCATGGCTGGTCACCGCCGATGAATTCGACGGCTATGACGCGTTGACGGTGACCACGCGCGTCAACGGCGAAGTCAGGCAGCACGATACGACGGCCAACCTGATGTTCAGCTTCCGCCACTTGATCCACTACATCTCGCTCTGGACGACGCTGCGGCCCGGCGACGTCATTTCCACCGGAACGCCGGTCGGCGCGGGCGTGCGTTTCGATCCCCCGCGCTTTCTGCGGCCGGGCGACCGCGTCGAGGTCGAAGTGCCGGGCATCGGGGTGCTGTCCAATATCGTCGCGGACGATCGGGGAGCCGCATCATGCTGA
- the hpaH gene encoding 2-oxo-hept-4-ene-1,7-dioate hydratase — protein sequence MLTTEAHKAAARLLLEAERSVKPVTQLDQTFPGLEIADAYAIQKEVIAARMAAGARLRGHKIGLTSKAMQSTVGIDEPDYGHLLDDMFHNDGDTLDASRYIVPRVEVELAFVLGRPLRGPGVTLVDVLNATDYVVPALELIDGRSKYPRRIVDNIADNAACAGVIMGGRPVRPDDVDLRWVGALLFKNGVIEESGVSAAVLGHPAMGVAWLANKLAVFETTLEAGHVILAGSFTRTVAVAKGDVIHADYGPLGSISVRFA from the coding sequence ATGCTGACCACCGAAGCGCACAAGGCCGCAGCGCGGCTGCTGCTCGAAGCCGAGCGCAGCGTCAAGCCCGTAACGCAGCTTGACCAGACCTTTCCCGGCCTGGAGATCGCCGACGCCTACGCTATCCAGAAAGAGGTGATCGCCGCCCGCATGGCGGCCGGCGCGCGCCTGCGCGGCCACAAGATCGGCCTGACGTCCAAGGCCATGCAAAGCACGGTCGGCATCGACGAGCCCGACTACGGCCATCTGCTGGACGACATGTTCCACAACGACGGCGACACGCTGGATGCCAGCCGCTACATCGTGCCGCGCGTGGAAGTCGAGCTGGCCTTCGTGCTGGGCCGGCCGCTGCGCGGGCCGGGCGTGACGCTGGTCGATGTGCTCAATGCCACCGATTACGTCGTACCCGCGCTGGAACTCATCGACGGCCGCAGCAAGTATCCGCGCCGGATCGTGGACAACATCGCGGACAACGCCGCCTGCGCGGGCGTCATCATGGGCGGCCGGCCGGTGCGCCCCGACGACGTGGACCTGCGATGGGTGGGGGCGCTGTTGTTCAAGAACGGCGTCATCGAAGAATCGGGCGTGTCGGCCGCGGTGCTCGGACATCCCGCCATGGGCGTTGCCTGGCTGGCCAACAAGCTGGCCGTCTTCGAAACCACGCTGGAAGCCGGGCACGTCATTCTTGCCGGCTCGTTCACGCGCACGGTAGCCGTCGCCAAGGGCGACGTCATCCACGCCGACTACGGGCCCCTGGGCAGCATCAGCGTGCGTTTCGCCTGA
- a CDS encoding cupin domain-containing protein — MTTPPVLNIADAQYVDLADLSRQYGSELPAERYGGRMAPIGRMLGASRLGYNVTEIAPGKRAFPFHCHRANEEMFFVIEGHGELRFGDARHPVRAGDVVACPAGGPETAHQLVNTGEAPLRVLAVSTMNAPELCHYPDSGKFSVLDPAGGFAYVGRQAGTLDYWDGE; from the coding sequence ATGACCACGCCGCCTGTCCTCAACATCGCCGACGCGCAATACGTCGATCTGGCCGATCTGTCGCGCCAATACGGCTCCGAGCTGCCGGCGGAACGCTATGGCGGGCGCATGGCGCCGATCGGCCGCATGCTGGGCGCGAGCCGCCTGGGCTACAACGTGACCGAGATCGCGCCGGGCAAGCGCGCCTTTCCTTTTCATTGCCATCGTGCCAACGAAGAAATGTTCTTCGTGATCGAAGGCCATGGCGAACTGCGCTTCGGCGACGCCCGCCATCCCGTGCGCGCGGGCGACGTGGTGGCCTGTCCGGCGGGCGGCCCGGAAACCGCGCACCAGCTCGTCAACACCGGCGAGGCGCCGCTCAGGGTGCTCGCCGTGAGCACCATGAACGCGCCCGAGCTATGCCACTACCCCGACTCGGGCAAATTCTCGGTGCTGGATCCGGCGGGCGGCTTCGCCTACGTCGGCCGGCAGGCCGGCACGCTGGACTATTGGGACGGCGAATAG
- a CDS encoding HAD family hydrolase: MRDQPLFLFDVDNTLFDNDRMKEDLGERLRDRLGAGVRDRYWDIYERRRTALGYSDYLGSLQALREPGVNDGELMDVSSFLLEYPFARNVYPGVDQVLARAPGAVILSDGDVVFQPHKIRGAGLWRAVEGRVLIHIHKEKMLDQVARAHPAPRYVMVDDKPRVLAAIKARWGDRVTTVWVRQGHYATAPGIPAGQQADITLDHIGDLADVDPRARSG; encoded by the coding sequence ATGCGCGACCAGCCCTTGTTCCTGTTCGACGTCGACAACACTCTGTTCGATAACGACCGCATGAAGGAAGACCTGGGCGAGCGCTTGCGCGATCGGCTGGGCGCCGGCGTGCGCGACCGTTACTGGGACATCTATGAACGCCGCCGCACGGCGCTGGGCTATTCCGACTATCTGGGCAGCCTGCAGGCGCTGCGCGAGCCGGGCGTCAACGACGGCGAGCTGATGGACGTGTCGAGCTTCCTGCTGGAGTACCCGTTCGCCCGCAACGTCTATCCGGGCGTGGATCAGGTGCTCGCGCGGGCGCCGGGCGCGGTCATTCTTTCCGATGGCGATGTGGTCTTCCAGCCGCACAAGATTCGCGGCGCGGGGCTATGGCGCGCCGTCGAAGGCCGCGTGCTGATCCATATCCATAAGGAAAAAATGCTGGACCAGGTCGCGCGCGCGCACCCCGCGCCACGGTATGTAATGGTCGACGACAAGCCGCGCGTGCTCGCCGCCATCAAGGCGCGATGGGGCGACCGCGTGACCACGGTCTGGGTGCGGCAGGGTCACTATGCCACGGCGCCCGGTATTCCCGCCGGGCAGCAAGCCGATATCACGCTGGACCACATCGGAGATCTCGCCGACGTCGATCCCCGCGCACGATCGGGATAG
- a CDS encoding 2-deoxy-5-keto-D-gluconate 6-phosphate aldolase domain-containing protein — translation MQTGYDQALYLLPFDHRNSYVKGMFNFTPPLDASQQSKVEDSKQLIYEGFLRAAANGVSRENAGVLVDEEFGAAILRDARRRGYVTALSVERSGSDEFHFEYGDDYARHIEAFDPSFAKVLVRYNPGDDDAMNERQAARLRELSEYCRRTARRLMFELLVPATEGQLQSVNGDKNEYDLRLRPRLMIEAMDALQRAGVEPDVWKIEGLDRREDCERVVQQARRDGRDRVGCIILGRGADDSKVRGWLETAAQVPGFIGFAVGRTSFFNAVADYEAGKASREEAAQRIAAQYAAWVDIFERARQARA, via the coding sequence ATGCAAACCGGTTACGACCAAGCCTTGTATCTGCTGCCGTTCGATCACCGCAATTCGTACGTCAAAGGGATGTTCAACTTCACGCCGCCGCTGGACGCCAGCCAGCAGTCGAAGGTGGAGGACAGCAAGCAGCTGATCTACGAGGGCTTCCTGCGGGCCGCCGCCAACGGCGTGTCCAGGGAAAACGCCGGCGTGCTGGTGGACGAGGAGTTTGGCGCCGCCATCCTGCGCGACGCCCGCCGGCGGGGCTATGTCACGGCGCTGTCAGTGGAGCGCAGCGGCTCTGACGAGTTTCACTTCGAGTACGGCGACGACTATGCCCGCCATATCGAGGCCTTCGATCCGAGTTTCGCGAAGGTGCTGGTGCGCTACAACCCCGGCGACGACGACGCCATGAACGAGCGTCAGGCCGCGCGCCTGCGCGAGCTGTCGGAATACTGCCGGCGCACCGCGCGCCGCCTGATGTTCGAATTGCTCGTGCCTGCCACGGAAGGACAACTGCAGAGCGTCAACGGCGACAAGAACGAGTACGACTTGCGTCTGCGGCCGAGGTTGATGATCGAGGCCATGGACGCCCTGCAGCGCGCCGGAGTCGAACCCGATGTATGGAAGATCGAGGGCCTGGACCGCCGCGAGGACTGCGAACGGGTCGTCCAGCAGGCGCGCCGCGATGGCCGCGACCGCGTCGGCTGCATCATCCTGGGCCGCGGCGCCGACGACAGCAAGGTGCGCGGCTGGCTGGAAACCGCCGCGCAGGTGCCCGGCTTCATCGGCTTCGCAGTCGGGCGGACGAGCTTTTTCAACGCGGTGGCGGACTACGAGGCCGGCAAGGCCAGCCGCGAGGAAGCCGCACAGCGCATCGCGGCACAATACGCCGCATGGGTCGATATCTTCGAGCGGGCGCGGCAGGCGCGGGCTTGA
- a CDS encoding YbhB/YbcL family Raf kinase inhibitor-like protein: MIRSMRFPAAAVSAGALCLSALLPLPARAAPPAFSLEAKGLRDNGNLSRANAGNGKDGAGAMCGGDNVSPELTLGNPPAGTRSFAVTVYDPDGGRGLGFVHWVLYDIPASTKSLPRGIGTKGPAGAVSGVNGTRGSGYYGPCPPMGDKPHHYIFQAYALDIEPGTLKAGLTRDALIEEMRGHVLGSASVMLRYGRPAKGR; encoded by the coding sequence ATGATCCGATCCATGCGTTTCCCTGCCGCGGCCGTATCGGCGGGCGCGCTATGCCTTTCCGCATTGCTGCCGCTGCCGGCACGGGCGGCGCCGCCGGCGTTCTCGCTGGAGGCCAAGGGCTTGCGCGACAACGGCAACCTGAGCCGCGCGAATGCCGGCAACGGCAAGGACGGCGCGGGGGCGATGTGCGGCGGCGATAACGTCTCGCCGGAGCTGACGCTGGGCAACCCGCCCGCCGGCACCCGGAGTTTCGCCGTGACCGTGTACGACCCGGACGGCGGCAGGGGGCTGGGGTTCGTGCATTGGGTGCTTTACGACATCCCCGCCAGCACCAAATCGCTACCCCGCGGGATCGGCACCAAAGGCCCGGCGGGCGCGGTATCGGGGGTGAACGGTACGCGCGGTTCCGGATACTACGGCCCATGCCCGCCGATGGGCGACAAGCCGCACCACTATATCTTCCAGGCATACGCGCTCGATATCGAGCCCGGTACGTTGAAGGCGGGCTTGACGCGCGATGCGTTGATCGAAGAAATGCGCGGGCACGTGCTGGGGTCGGCCAGCGTGATGTTGCGGTATGGCAGGCCGGCGAAGGGGCGGTAA
- a CDS encoding LysR substrate-binding domain-containing protein — translation MNLRQIEAFHALMTNHTASRAAEVLRISQPAVSKAIQELERKVGFPLFERVKSRLVPTAEAHLLHKEVARCFTGMDQLRNAAARIRDFGAGELKLASLASLSNTLVPLALRAFHRRHPQVAITFQSRMSSEVRDLVAQGQFDLGLAADEVDLTGVDYREYATYRAHIALYPGHPLQKRDRITPADLHGQPFIALAPQDTTRRTADQILREHESEPQVVLETPFSATVCAMVLAGLGCGLVNPLTAHPYIGSGLILKPFAPAVYFRSLLLYPADRRPSRIVRDCIAALDAVADGKELGLPPAARRG, via the coding sequence ATGAACCTGCGGCAGATCGAGGCTTTCCACGCTTTGATGACCAACCACACGGCCTCGCGCGCCGCCGAAGTGCTGCGCATCTCGCAGCCCGCGGTCAGCAAGGCCATACAGGAACTGGAACGCAAGGTCGGCTTCCCGCTGTTCGAACGGGTCAAGAGCCGCCTGGTGCCCACCGCCGAAGCGCATCTGCTGCACAAAGAGGTGGCGCGCTGCTTCACCGGCATGGACCAGCTGCGCAACGCCGCCGCGCGCATCCGCGACTTCGGCGCCGGCGAACTCAAGCTCGCCTCGCTCGCCTCATTGAGCAATACGCTGGTTCCGCTGGCGCTGCGCGCTTTCCACCGGCGCCATCCGCAGGTGGCCATTACGTTCCAATCCCGCATGTCGTCCGAAGTGCGGGACCTGGTCGCGCAGGGACAATTCGATCTGGGCCTGGCGGCCGACGAAGTGGACCTGACCGGCGTCGATTACCGCGAATACGCCACCTACCGCGCGCACATCGCCCTTTATCCCGGCCACCCTCTGCAGAAGCGCGACAGGATCACGCCGGCCGACCTGCACGGCCAACCGTTCATTGCCCTGGCGCCGCAGGACACGACGCGCCGCACGGCCGACCAGATCCTGCGCGAACACGAATCCGAGCCGCAGGTCGTACTGGAAACACCGTTTTCCGCGACGGTGTGCGCCATGGTCTTGGCGGGATTGGGATGCGGCCTGGTCAATCCTCTGACCGCGCATCCATACATCGGGTCGGGCCTGATACTGAAGCCCTTCGCGCCCGCGGTTTATTTCCGGAGCTTGCTGCTCTATCCGGCCGACCGGCGGCCGTCCCGCATCGTGCGCGATTGCATCGCCGCACTGGATGCGGTTGCGGATGGGAAGGAACTGGGCTTGCCGCCGGCGGCGCGGCGGGGCTGA
- a CDS encoding trans-sulfuration enzyme family protein — MNSDWTQCAITPAVSHDGFASLGVAVYRASTIPFENAHAYATRRERGSEGYSYGLYGTPTTRTLERKITELEQGRRTLLTPSGQAAITAAMLCLLQTGDQVLIPDTVYPPVRDFADQDLARLGIEAAYYDPTDIDALARRMGGRARLVWVESPGSTTMEVQDLPAIAALAHARGALVGCDNTWATPLNFKPLAHGADIVVEGLTKYFCGHSDVIMGSITVRDAALADRLRNFLGRQGTGVSADDCALVLRGLETMALRMSYNARVAASLIEAIRRQPEVARVLYPALPETPGHAVWRRDFQGASGVFSVVFTPDAAPHVAAALDALRIFVIGASWGGTRSLAAPMPVRAHRTVRGWEGDDLVLRLSVGIESETDLAEDIDRFFTALRREMARGQAR; from the coding sequence ATGAACAGCGATTGGACCCAGTGCGCGATCACCCCGGCGGTCAGCCACGATGGCTTTGCCAGTCTGGGGGTGGCGGTGTACCGGGCATCGACGATTCCGTTCGAAAACGCCCATGCCTATGCGACCCGCCGCGAGCGGGGGAGCGAAGGCTATTCCTATGGCCTGTACGGCACGCCGACCACGCGCACGCTGGAGCGGAAGATCACCGAGCTGGAACAGGGCCGCCGCACCCTGCTGACGCCCTCCGGCCAGGCGGCGATTACGGCGGCGATGCTTTGCCTGCTGCAGACCGGCGACCAGGTGCTGATTCCGGACACGGTGTATCCGCCGGTGCGCGATTTCGCCGACCAGGACCTGGCGCGGCTGGGGATCGAGGCGGCCTATTACGACCCCACGGATATCGATGCGCTGGCGCGCCGCATGGGCGGCCGCGCCCGGCTCGTGTGGGTGGAATCGCCGGGGTCGACCACGATGGAGGTGCAGGACCTGCCGGCCATCGCGGCGCTGGCGCACGCGCGCGGCGCGCTGGTGGGCTGCGACAACACCTGGGCGACGCCGCTGAACTTCAAGCCGCTCGCCCATGGCGCCGACATCGTGGTGGAGGGGCTCACCAAGTACTTCTGCGGGCACTCCGACGTCATCATGGGTTCGATCACGGTACGCGATGCCGCCCTGGCGGACCGGCTGCGCAACTTCCTGGGCCGGCAGGGCACAGGAGTTTCGGCGGACGATTGCGCGCTGGTGCTGCGCGGGCTGGAGACGATGGCGCTGCGCATGTCCTATAACGCGCGAGTGGCGGCCAGCCTGATCGAGGCCATCCGCCGGCAGCCGGAGGTGGCGCGCGTGCTCTATCCGGCATTGCCTGAAACCCCCGGCCATGCGGTGTGGCGGCGCGATTTCCAAGGCGCGAGCGGGGTGTTCAGCGTGGTATTCACGCCGGACGCGGCGCCCCACGTGGCCGCGGCTCTCGATGCGCTGCGGATTTTCGTGATCGGCGCATCGTGGGGCGGCACGCGCAGCCTGGCGGCGCCGATGCCGGTGCGCGCGCACCGCACGGTGCGGGGTTGGGAAGGCGACGATCTGGTCCTGCGCCTGAGCGTAGGCATCGAAAGCGAAACCGATCTGGCCGAGGATATCGACCGGTTTTTCACCGCGCTGCGGCGCGAGATGGCGCGGGGGCAGGCGCGCTAG